A genomic segment from Pseudomonas mendocina encodes:
- a CDS encoding FxsA family protein, with protein sequence MRAFLFLFLLFPIIELALLIKVGSAIGVLPTLLLIIGTAVLGSILLRVAGVATAWRAREKLARGELPEQEMLEGLLIAVGGGLLLLPGFISDIFGVLCLIPFTRRLLVGKIRRSAEEQALRQRAFFDDQAARTGKTNPNILEGEYERRD encoded by the coding sequence ATGCGCGCGTTTCTGTTTCTCTTCCTGCTGTTCCCGATCATCGAGCTGGCGCTGTTGATCAAGGTCGGCAGCGCTATTGGCGTATTGCCTACCCTGCTCTTGATCATTGGTACCGCAGTGCTTGGTAGCATCCTGCTGCGCGTTGCCGGGGTCGCAACCGCCTGGCGCGCTCGTGAAAAACTCGCGCGCGGCGAACTGCCCGAGCAGGAAATGCTCGAAGGCCTGTTGATCGCCGTTGGTGGTGGCCTGCTGCTGCTGCCGGGCTTCATCAGCGACATCTTCGGCGTGCTCTGCCTGATTCCCTTCACCCGTCGCCTGCTGGTCGGCAAGATTCGTCGTAGTGCCGAGGAACAGGCCCTGCGTCAGCGGGCCTTCTTCGACGACCAGGCTGCCCGCACCGGCAAGACCAACCCGAACATCCTCGAAGGCGAGTACGAGCGTCGCGACTAA
- a CDS encoding co-chaperone GroES — translation MKLRPLHDRVVIRRSEEETKTAGGIVLPGSAAEKPNQGEVVAVGTGKVLDNGEVRPLAVKVGDKVVFGPYSGSNTVKVDGEDLLVMGENEILAVIEA, via the coding sequence ATGAAGCTTCGTCCTCTGCATGACCGCGTCGTGATCCGTCGCAGCGAAGAAGAGACCAAAACCGCAGGCGGCATCGTGCTGCCGGGTTCGGCCGCCGAGAAGCCGAACCAGGGTGAAGTCGTTGCCGTCGGTACCGGTAAGGTTCTGGATAACGGCGAAGTCCGTCCGCTGGCCGTCAAGGTCGGTGACAAAGTGGTATTCGGCCCTTACTCCGGCAGCAACACCGTCAAAGTCGACGGCGAAGACCTGCTGGTAATGGGCGAGAACGAAATCCTCGCTGTCATCGAAGCCTGA
- the groL gene encoding chaperonin GroEL (60 kDa chaperone family; promotes refolding of misfolded polypeptides especially under stressful conditions; forms two stacked rings of heptamers to form a barrel-shaped 14mer; ends can be capped by GroES; misfolded proteins enter the barrel where they are refolded when GroES binds) yields the protein MAAKEVKFGDSARKKMLVGVNVLADAVKATLGPKGRNVVLAKSFGAPTITKDGVSVAKEIELKDAFENMGAQLVKDVASKANDAAGDGTTTATVLAQAIVNEGLKSVAAGMNPMDLKRGIDKATTAIVAQLKDLAKPCADSKAIAQVGTISANSDSSIGDIIAEAMDKVGKEGVITVEEGSGLENELSVVEGMQFDRGYLSPYFINKPDTMVAELEGPLLLLVDKKISNIRELLPVLEAVAKAGRPLLIVAEDVEGEALATLVVNNMRGIVKVAAVKAPGFGDRRKAMLQDIAILTGGTVISEEVGLSLESATLEHLGNAKRVVLNKDNTTIIDGAGAQVDIEARVAQIRKQVEETSSDYDKEKLQERLAKLAGGVAVIKVGAATEVEMKEKKARVEDALHATRAAVEEGVVPGGGVALVRALQAIEGLKGDNEDQNVGIALLRRAVEAPLRQIVSNAGGEPSVVVDKVKQGSGNFGFNAATDTYGDMIEMGILDPAKVTRSALQAAASIGGLMITTEAMVAEAADDKAPAMPDMGGMGGMGGMGGMM from the coding sequence ATGGCTGCTAAAGAAGTCAAGTTTGGCGATTCCGCCCGCAAGAAAATGCTCGTTGGCGTCAACGTACTGGCCGACGCCGTCAAAGCCACCCTCGGCCCGAAAGGCCGTAACGTGGTTCTGGCCAAATCCTTCGGCGCCCCGACCATCACCAAAGACGGTGTTTCGGTTGCCAAGGAAATCGAACTGAAAGACGCCTTCGAAAACATGGGCGCCCAGCTGGTCAAGGACGTAGCGTCCAAGGCCAACGATGCAGCCGGTGACGGCACCACCACCGCTACCGTTCTGGCTCAAGCCATCGTCAACGAAGGCCTGAAGTCCGTCGCTGCCGGCATGAACCCGATGGACCTGAAGCGCGGCATCGACAAGGCGACCACCGCCATCGTTGCTCAGCTGAAAGACCTGGCCAAGCCGTGCGCCGACTCCAAGGCCATCGCCCAGGTAGGCACCATCTCCGCCAACTCCGACAGCTCCATCGGTGACATCATCGCCGAAGCCATGGACAAGGTCGGTAAAGAAGGCGTCATCACCGTTGAAGAAGGCTCGGGCCTGGAAAACGAACTGTCCGTCGTAGAAGGCATGCAGTTCGACCGCGGCTACCTGTCGCCGTACTTCATCAACAAGCCGGACACCATGGTTGCCGAGCTGGAAGGCCCGCTGCTGCTGCTGGTCGACAAGAAGATCTCCAACATCCGCGAACTGCTGCCGGTTCTGGAAGCCGTTGCCAAGGCTGGCCGTCCGCTGCTGATCGTGGCTGAAGACGTCGAAGGCGAAGCCCTGGCTACCCTGGTCGTCAACAACATGCGTGGCATCGTCAAAGTCGCAGCCGTCAAGGCGCCGGGCTTCGGCGACCGCCGCAAGGCCATGCTGCAGGACATCGCCATCCTGACCGGCGGCACCGTGATCTCCGAAGAAGTTGGCCTGTCCCTGGAAAGCGCCACTCTGGAGCACCTGGGTAACGCCAAGCGCGTCGTCCTGAACAAGGACAACACCACCATCATCGATGGCGCTGGCGCTCAGGTCGACATCGAAGCCCGCGTTGCGCAGATCCGCAAGCAGGTCGAAGAAACCTCTTCCGACTACGACAAAGAGAAGCTGCAAGAGCGTCTGGCCAAGCTGGCTGGCGGTGTTGCCGTGATCAAGGTTGGCGCGGCCACCGAAGTCGAGATGAAAGAGAAGAAAGCCCGCGTTGAAGACGCCCTGCACGCGACCCGCGCTGCCGTGGAAGAAGGCGTGGTACCTGGCGGTGGTGTAGCCCTGGTGCGTGCCCTGCAGGCCATCGAAGGCCTGAAAGGCGACAACGAAGACCAGAACGTCGGTATCGCTCTGCTGCGTCGCGCTGTCGAAGCGCCGCTGCGTCAGATCGTTTCCAACGCTGGTGGCGAGCCGAGCGTAGTGGTCGACAAGGTCAAGCAGGGTTCGGGCAACTTCGGCTTCAACGCCGCGACCGACACCTACGGCGACATGATCGAGATGGGTATCCTCGACCCGGCCAAGGTCACCCGCTCGGCACTGCAAGCTGCTGCCTCCATCGGCGGCCTGATGATCACCACCGAGGCCATGGTTGCCGAAGCGGCTGACGACAAGGCTCCGGCCATGCCTGATATGGGTGGCATGGGCGGTATGGGTGGCATGGGCGGCATGATGTAA
- a CDS encoding lipopolysaccharide kinase InaA family protein has protein sequence MALCSTSEIPQQAFQHWWQQQGDWVEEPNVRRGGESGVQRLLDETGVLYAKKQIGHIYRSLLHPQGRPTVLRERKALQALPSLGVMVPRMIYCGIDYDQQQGWRGLLVTEALEGFENIELWYAQGGREACGEAIHTQLLQLVGATLARMHLGRWQHGCLYAKHIFVRIDGETPQVALLDLEKSRRRLTRVQAAQHDLPQLRRHSPWSDADWQQVLEGYRQIFADGAKGLGIALA, from the coding sequence ATGGCCCTTTGCAGCACGAGCGAAATTCCTCAGCAGGCGTTCCAGCACTGGTGGCAACAGCAAGGCGACTGGGTCGAAGAGCCCAATGTCCGTCGTGGTGGCGAAAGTGGTGTGCAGCGCCTGCTGGATGAAACCGGCGTGCTCTACGCCAAGAAGCAGATCGGTCATATCTATCGCAGCCTGCTGCATCCGCAAGGGCGCCCCACCGTCCTGCGCGAACGCAAAGCCCTGCAGGCCCTGCCCTCTCTGGGCGTGATGGTGCCGCGGATGATCTATTGCGGTATCGATTATGACCAGCAGCAAGGCTGGCGCGGCCTTTTGGTGACAGAGGCGCTGGAAGGCTTCGAGAACATCGAGCTCTGGTATGCCCAGGGCGGCCGTGAAGCGTGCGGCGAGGCGATACATACCCAGTTGCTGCAACTTGTCGGTGCGACGCTGGCACGCATGCATCTGGGGCGCTGGCAGCACGGCTGCCTGTATGCCAAACACATCTTCGTGCGCATCGACGGCGAAACGCCGCAGGTGGCCCTGCTCGATCTGGAAAAAAGCCGCCGCCGCCTGACCCGCGTGCAGGCCGCCCAGCATGACCTGCCGCAGCTACGCCGCCACAGCCCGTGGTCCGACGCCGACTGGCAGCAAGTGCTTGAGGGGTATCGCCAGATCTTCGCCGATGGCGCCAAAGGTCTCGGCATAGCTCTTGCCTGA
- a CDS encoding lysozyme inhibitor LprI family protein: protein MRMPVLLALCLSPLVAAAEGTLTATVVHADFSQAPEVRLLVRVLDEAFGTDLDSIVIKCPVAKEPEQRLAPNSCFEVSIDEGSGPQQPIYQTLLAKPERASDPIYLELVYRTQLQPHHDDFYSRPTARLRVETNGFYNWNDEMPQALPQNLMALGGISALVLGDADALLNTAYRERQRQLSEEAGTALRQAQRNWIAMRDAECKPYGEKQPYSVFGEFSYDCMVRLTLDRARQLAVVRGDQS, encoded by the coding sequence ATGCGCATGCCCGTGTTGCTCGCTCTGTGTCTGTCGCCGCTAGTTGCTGCCGCAGAAGGTACGCTCACTGCTACCGTCGTTCACGCCGATTTCTCCCAGGCACCGGAGGTGCGTTTGTTGGTGCGCGTGCTGGATGAGGCCTTCGGCACCGACTTGGATTCCATCGTGATCAAATGCCCGGTGGCGAAAGAGCCGGAGCAACGTCTGGCGCCGAACAGTTGTTTCGAGGTGAGCATCGACGAGGGCAGCGGTCCTCAGCAGCCGATCTACCAGACGCTGTTGGCCAAGCCGGAGCGTGCCAGCGACCCTATCTATCTCGAGCTGGTCTATCGCACCCAGTTGCAGCCGCATCACGACGACTTTTACAGCCGGCCCACGGCGCGTTTGCGGGTAGAGACCAATGGCTTCTACAACTGGAACGACGAGATGCCTCAGGCGTTGCCGCAGAACCTGATGGCGCTGGGTGGAATCAGTGCGCTGGTATTGGGAGATGCCGATGCGCTGCTCAATACGGCCTATCGCGAGCGCCAGAGGCAGTTGTCGGAGGAGGCGGGTACGGCGCTGCGCCAGGCGCAGCGTAACTGGATTGCGATGCGTGATGCCGAATGCAAACCCTATGGCGAGAAACAGCCCTATTCGGTGTTCGGCGAATTCAGCTACGACTGCATGGTGCGTCTGACGCTCGACCGCGCCCGCCAATTGGCCGTGGTACGCGGTGATCAGAGTTGA
- a CDS encoding carbonic anhydrase, with product MNSTASRTGKTLRPVAKDQAQAALHQLVQGFRRFRQEVYPQQQALFKRLASAQSPSAMFITCADSRIVPELITQSDPGTLFVTRNVGNVVPPYGQMNGGVSTAIEYAVLALGVQHIIVCGHSDCGAMKAVLNPASLDDMPTVRAWLRHAEVARSVVESNCNCGSAHETLGVLTEENVVAQLDHLRTHPSVAARLASGQLHIHGWVYDIDSGGIRAYDAASGNFLALDGDEQPCATPQPRYASA from the coding sequence ATGAACTCAACCGCTTCCCGAACCGGCAAGACCCTGCGCCCAGTTGCCAAGGACCAGGCCCAGGCCGCCCTGCACCAACTGGTGCAGGGCTTTCGCCGTTTTCGCCAGGAGGTCTACCCGCAGCAGCAGGCACTGTTCAAGCGCCTGGCCTCGGCGCAATCGCCCAGCGCCATGTTCATCACCTGCGCCGATTCGCGCATCGTCCCCGAGCTGATTACCCAGAGCGACCCCGGCACCCTGTTCGTCACCCGCAACGTGGGTAACGTGGTGCCGCCCTACGGACAGATGAACGGCGGCGTTTCCACGGCCATCGAGTACGCGGTACTGGCGCTCGGCGTGCAGCACATCATCGTCTGCGGCCATTCCGACTGCGGTGCGATGAAGGCCGTGCTCAACCCGGCCAGCCTCGACGACATGCCCACGGTGCGCGCCTGGTTGCGCCATGCCGAAGTGGCGCGAAGTGTGGTCGAGAGCAACTGCAACTGCGGCAGCGCCCATGAAACCCTCGGCGTGCTGACCGAGGAGAACGTGGTGGCCCAGCTAGACCACCTGCGTACTCACCCTTCCGTCGCCGCACGCCTGGCTAGCGGCCAACTGCACATCCATGGCTGGGTATACGACATCGACAGTGGCGGCATCCGCGCCTACGACGCCGCTTCGGGCAACTTCCTTGCGCTCGATGGCGACGAGCAGCCCTGCGCCACCCCGCAACCGCGCTACGCCAGCGCCTGA
- a CDS encoding SulP family inorganic anion transporter, with protein MNVFRTLPRDVLASVVVFLVALPLCMGIAIASGMPPAKGLITGIIGGLVVGFIAGAPLQVSGPAAGLAVLVFELVRTHGMAALGPVLLLAGLIQLVAGTLRLGGWFRVTAPAVVYGMLAGIGVLIVLSQVHVMIDAAPKASGLDNLLAFPGAVRDALSLLGSNAMIAGAVGLGTIASIWMWERFRPAPLRFLPGALVGVTLATLASLWLALPVKRVELPANLGDAIDWITPQGLASLADPQLLIAALALAFIASAETLLSAAAVDRMHDGPRARFNRELAAQGIGNMLCGAVGALPMTGVIVRSSANVQAGARGRASTILHGAWLLALVALLPGVLQSIPVASLGAVLVYTGCKLVDPKAMRNLGQYGRAPVFIYIATALCIVFTDLLTGVLVGFALTLLKLVWSASRLRVKLVPSGPNSAELRMSGAATFLRVPQLAKLLASVEPGTSVHLSLARVSYIDHACMELLEDWGRSARAQGGGLEIVEGAALKRRVEGRQRTALA; from the coding sequence ATGAATGTATTTCGCACACTGCCACGGGACGTGCTAGCGTCCGTGGTGGTCTTTCTCGTCGCCCTGCCGCTGTGCATGGGCATCGCCATCGCCTCCGGCATGCCGCCGGCCAAGGGCCTGATCACCGGCATCATCGGCGGTCTGGTGGTCGGCTTCATCGCAGGTGCGCCGCTGCAGGTCAGCGGCCCGGCAGCCGGCCTCGCGGTGCTGGTATTCGAGCTGGTGCGCACCCATGGCATGGCTGCACTAGGCCCGGTTCTGCTGCTCGCCGGGTTGATCCAGCTGGTCGCCGGCACTCTGCGCCTGGGCGGCTGGTTTCGCGTCACCGCGCCTGCTGTGGTGTACGGCATGCTGGCCGGTATCGGCGTACTTATCGTGCTGTCGCAGGTGCACGTGATGATCGACGCTGCGCCCAAGGCCTCCGGCCTCGACAACCTGCTGGCCTTCCCCGGCGCCGTGCGTGACGCGCTGAGTCTGCTCGGCAGCAACGCCATGATCGCCGGTGCAGTAGGCCTCGGCACCATCGCCAGCATCTGGATGTGGGAACGTTTTCGCCCGGCGCCGCTGCGCTTTCTGCCTGGCGCGCTGGTCGGGGTGACGCTCGCCACCCTGGCCAGCCTGTGGCTGGCGCTACCGGTCAAGCGCGTGGAGCTGCCAGCCAACCTCGGCGATGCCATCGACTGGATTACTCCGCAGGGCTTGGCCAGCCTGGCCGACCCACAACTGCTGATTGCGGCACTGGCGCTGGCCTTTATCGCCAGCGCCGAGACGCTGTTGTCTGCCGCCGCCGTGGACCGCATGCACGATGGCCCGCGTGCGCGCTTCAACCGCGAACTGGCCGCCCAGGGCATCGGCAACATGCTTTGCGGTGCAGTCGGCGCCCTGCCGATGACCGGCGTGATCGTACGCAGCTCGGCCAACGTCCAGGCCGGAGCTCGCGGCCGCGCCTCGACCATTCTCCACGGCGCCTGGCTACTGGCTTTGGTCGCCCTGCTGCCCGGCGTACTGCAGAGCATCCCGGTGGCCAGCCTCGGCGCGGTGCTGGTGTACACCGGCTGCAAGCTGGTCGACCCAAAGGCCATGCGCAACCTCGGCCAGTACGGCCGCGCCCCAGTGTTCATCTATATCGCTACGGCGCTGTGCATCGTCTTCACCGACCTGCTGACCGGCGTGCTGGTGGGCTTCGCCCTGACCTTGCTGAAACTGGTGTGGAGCGCCTCGCGCCTGCGCGTGAAACTGGTGCCCTCCGGCCCGAACAGCGCCGAACTACGCATGAGCGGCGCCGCCACTTTCCTGCGTGTGCCACAACTGGCCAAGCTGCTGGCCAGCGTCGAGCCGGGCACCAGTGTGCACCTGAGCCTGGCGCGGGTCAGCTATATCGACCATGCCTGCATGGAACTGCTGGAAGACTGGGGCCGCTCCGCCCGAGCCCAAGGCGGCGGGCTGGAAATCGTCGAAGGGGCAGCGTTGAAACGCCGGGTGGAAGGTAGACAGCGCACGGCGCTGGCCTGA
- a CDS encoding reverse transcriptase domain-containing protein: MKEEKFEQVFNTANLYEIFEKKILPKPSIGIDGSNIETFSKTALKTLSIASKKILSEKFEFSPYLEELKIKGKNKTPRVISKPTNRDRIILAGLLSILQEEYSESVKRELPNQIIRKIKEEISKAKKDLSYVKIDITAFYDNINHRKLLKKLEKKLDPKTLTLTSKAIKNITVTHTTKKNEYPSSNKIGVPQGLCISNILSDIYLNKIDKKYSTHTYNRFVDDILIISENKTLETSENIKHDLKKLKLETNDKSSEGKISQGMEYLGYLFHGKNLVSVRNSSKERFIRSLIATITRYKNTKNNPNAKHWLTDEARVTILIETLNEKITGAISEKKRYGWIFYFIEINDMKLLHEIDSIVRKNFCKAGLKSHLPRLKRLSRAYHEAKHNTHGNYIHNYNKYNTLQEKINYLITMGIIDPDGQHSYAAEHIEKAFEIKKQKNLLQLEVDLGSFS; this comes from the coding sequence ATGAAAGAAGAAAAATTCGAGCAAGTTTTCAACACAGCAAACCTCTATGAGATTTTTGAGAAAAAAATCCTACCAAAGCCTTCTATTGGAATTGATGGAAGCAACATTGAAACCTTCTCAAAAACAGCCCTAAAAACATTATCCATCGCCAGCAAAAAAATATTATCTGAAAAGTTCGAATTCTCCCCGTATCTTGAAGAACTAAAAATTAAAGGGAAAAATAAAACTCCGCGAGTCATATCCAAACCAACAAACAGGGACCGAATTATCCTGGCCGGACTGCTATCAATCCTACAAGAGGAATATTCAGAATCGGTAAAGCGCGAATTACCAAACCAAATAATTAGAAAAATAAAAGAAGAAATCAGCAAAGCAAAGAAAGATTTAAGCTATGTAAAGATAGACATAACAGCCTTTTATGACAACATCAATCACCGCAAGCTACTTAAAAAACTTGAAAAAAAACTGGACCCCAAAACATTAACCCTAACATCTAAAGCAATAAAAAATATAACTGTCACACATACCACAAAAAAGAACGAATACCCCTCCTCCAACAAAATAGGAGTGCCACAAGGGCTTTGCATATCAAACATATTATCAGACATCTATCTAAACAAGATCGACAAAAAATACTCAACACACACATACAATCGCTTTGTCGATGACATCTTAATAATCTCAGAAAACAAAACATTAGAAACATCAGAGAACATAAAGCACGACCTAAAGAAACTAAAACTAGAAACAAATGACAAATCAAGCGAAGGAAAAATAAGTCAAGGAATGGAGTACCTAGGATATTTATTTCATGGGAAAAACCTAGTATCCGTAAGAAACTCCTCAAAAGAAAGATTCATCCGAAGTCTCATTGCCACAATAACTAGATACAAGAACACAAAAAACAACCCCAATGCCAAACACTGGCTCACAGATGAAGCGAGAGTAACCATACTTATAGAAACTCTAAATGAGAAAATAACTGGAGCCATCAGCGAAAAGAAAAGATACGGATGGATATTTTATTTTATAGAAATAAACGACATGAAGCTCCTGCACGAAATAGATTCCATTGTAAGGAAAAACTTTTGCAAAGCAGGTTTAAAAAGCCACTTACCCCGTCTAAAAAGATTATCAAGAGCGTATCACGAAGCAAAGCATAATACCCATGGCAACTACATACACAACTACAACAAATACAACACACTACAAGAAAAAATAAACTATCTTATCACCATGGGAATAATTGACCCAGACGGACAACATAGCTATGCAGCAGAGCATATTGAAAAAGCCTTCGAAATAAAAAAGCAAAAAAACCTCTTGCAACTCGAAGTGGATCTAGGTAGCTTCTCATGA
- a CDS encoding SLATT domain-containing protein translates to MNTQENDYIQTLKTKIWTTRGARFNAYRRLSRRSRITTYLISIYSAYVLIASSFEEQLSIYFPEAPSTLKIVLFSSSLIILLLSVIESSSRYEIAAYNLHENAKKLSPLIEKLDQLATSQTSANTLESATLISEEYTDIINSCPENHSSVDYEKFKIDHPELSPHKNRLLTLAHYYFSSIIFLLTIFTPLILILSLK, encoded by the coding sequence ATGAACACACAAGAAAATGACTACATACAAACACTAAAAACAAAAATATGGACCACTCGAGGGGCAAGATTTAACGCTTACAGAAGACTGAGCAGGCGATCAAGAATAACCACATATTTAATTAGCATCTACTCTGCTTACGTACTAATAGCCAGCTCCTTCGAAGAGCAACTAAGCATCTACTTCCCTGAAGCGCCATCCACCCTTAAAATCGTTTTATTCTCTTCATCCCTAATAATACTACTATTGAGTGTAATTGAAAGCTCCTCACGGTATGAGATAGCAGCTTACAACCTACATGAAAATGCAAAAAAACTCTCTCCACTAATAGAAAAGCTAGATCAGCTAGCCACTTCCCAAACTAGCGCAAACACACTCGAAAGTGCCACATTGATATCAGAAGAATATACAGACATCATAAATTCATGCCCTGAAAATCACTCCTCTGTAGATTACGAAAAATTTAAGATTGATCATCCAGAGCTATCCCCACATAAAAACCGCCTCCTGACATTAGCCCATTACTACTTTTCGTCAATAATCTTCCTCCTCACGATTTTCACACCATTAATTTTAATACTTTCGTTAAAGTGA
- a CDS encoding arylamine N-acetyltransferase family protein yields MSEAFKLDLHTYLGRLGYCSAPPPTLDTLRELQVRHTAEFPFETLANMLGIPVEVEPAAIQDKLLRQGRGGYCFELNRLYLLLLQALGFDARGLTGRVVMGGPEDALPARTHMLVLVTIDGVRYISDVGFGGMVPTGPLLLYIDAEQSTPHEPYRLTLVDGTYTLRALVADTWRAMYVFDLQKVADIDYVVGNWYVCTHPDSPFRGQMIAARTGPGLRKTLNNGSFAIHRLGQASERVQLQSVDEVLRVLREEFGIRVPEHPELRQIIERLIAVA; encoded by the coding sequence ATGAGCGAAGCATTCAAGCTGGACCTGCACACTTACTTAGGGCGCCTGGGCTATTGCTCGGCGCCACCTCCAACGCTCGACACCCTGCGCGAGCTACAGGTGCGGCACACCGCCGAATTCCCCTTCGAAACCCTGGCCAACATGCTAGGCATACCGGTGGAAGTCGAGCCCGCCGCGATCCAGGACAAGCTGCTACGCCAGGGGCGTGGTGGTTATTGCTTCGAACTCAACCGCCTGTATCTGCTGCTATTGCAGGCGCTGGGCTTCGACGCGCGTGGGCTGACCGGCCGTGTGGTCATGGGCGGCCCGGAAGATGCCCTGCCGGCGCGCACCCATATGCTGGTGCTGGTGACCATCGATGGCGTGCGCTATATCAGCGATGTCGGCTTCGGCGGCATGGTGCCGACCGGCCCGCTGCTGCTCTACATCGACGCGGAGCAGTCCACACCGCACGAGCCCTATCGTCTGACGTTGGTGGACGGCACCTACACCCTGCGTGCCCTGGTGGCTGACACCTGGCGGGCGATGTACGTGTTCGACCTGCAGAAGGTGGCGGATATCGATTACGTGGTGGGCAACTGGTACGTGTGCACCCACCCGGATTCGCCTTTCCGCGGCCAGATGATCGCCGCCCGCACGGGGCCAGGCCTGCGCAAGACGCTGAACAATGGCAGCTTCGCCATACACCGCCTGGGGCAGGCGAGTGAGCGGGTGCAGTTGCAGAGTGTCGATGAGGTGCTGAGGGTGTTGCGCGAGGAGTTTGGGATTCGGGTGCCGGAGCATCCTGAGCTACGGCAGATCATCGAGCGGTTGATTGCAGTGGCGTGA
- a CDS encoding CoA-acylating methylmalonate-semialdehyde dehydrogenase: protein MSHIPHLINGERVAGNGRSAPVFNPSTGDSTSAVGLADRATMQLAIDAAKAAFPAWRNTPPAKRAQIMFRFKQLLEQNENEIAALISAEHGKTIEDAVGELKRGIENVEFACAAPEILKGEYSRNVGPNIDAWTDLQPIGVVAGITPFNFPAMVPLWMYPLAIVCGNCFILKPSERDPSSTLFIAELLNQAGLPKGVLNVVNGDKDAVDALIEAPEVKALSFVGSTPIAEYIYSEGTKRGKRVQALGGAKNHAVLMPDADLDNAVSALMGAAYGSCGERCMAISVAVCVGDQIADALVEKIVPQIQALKIGAGTSCGLDMGPLVTAAARDKVKGYIDAGVAQGAKLVVDGRNLVVPGNENGYFVGGTLFDKVTPEMTIYTDEIFGPVLCIVRVGSLEEAMQLINDHEYGNGTCIFTRDGEAARLFCDEIEVGMVGVNVPLPVPVSYHSFGGWKRSLFGDLHAYGPDGVRFYTRKKAITQRWPARKSHEAAQFAFPSNG, encoded by the coding sequence ATGAGCCACATCCCCCACCTGATCAATGGCGAACGCGTTGCCGGCAACGGTCGCAGCGCACCGGTTTTTAACCCGTCCACCGGCGACTCCACCAGCGCCGTCGGCCTGGCTGATCGCGCCACCATGCAACTGGCCATCGACGCTGCCAAGGCTGCCTTCCCGGCCTGGCGCAACACCCCGCCGGCCAAGCGTGCGCAGATCATGTTCCGCTTCAAGCAACTGCTGGAGCAGAACGAGAACGAAATTGCCGCGCTGATCAGCGCCGAGCACGGCAAAACCATCGAAGACGCCGTCGGTGAACTCAAACGCGGCATCGAGAACGTCGAGTTCGCCTGCGCCGCCCCAGAAATTCTCAAGGGCGAATACAGCCGCAACGTCGGCCCGAACATCGACGCCTGGACCGATCTGCAACCCATTGGTGTCGTGGCAGGTATCACCCCGTTCAACTTCCCGGCCATGGTGCCGCTGTGGATGTACCCGCTGGCCATCGTCTGCGGCAACTGCTTCATCTTGAAGCCGTCCGAGCGTGACCCCAGCTCCACCCTGTTCATCGCCGAGCTGCTGAACCAGGCCGGCCTGCCCAAGGGCGTGCTGAACGTGGTCAACGGTGACAAGGACGCAGTCGACGCGCTGATCGAGGCGCCTGAGGTCAAGGCGCTGAGCTTCGTCGGCTCGACGCCGATCGCCGAGTACATCTACAGCGAAGGCACCAAGCGCGGCAAGCGCGTGCAGGCCCTCGGCGGCGCCAAGAACCACGCCGTGTTGATGCCCGATGCCGACCTCGACAACGCCGTCAGCGCACTGATGGGCGCGGCCTACGGCTCCTGCGGCGAGCGCTGCATGGCCATCTCCGTGGCCGTGTGCGTGGGCGACCAGATCGCTGATGCGCTGGTGGAGAAGATCGTCCCGCAGATCCAGGCGCTGAAGATCGGCGCCGGTACCTCCTGCGGCCTCGACATGGGCCCGCTGGTCACCGCCGCTGCGCGTGACAAGGTCAAGGGCTATATCGACGCCGGCGTGGCGCAGGGCGCCAAACTGGTGGTCGACGGTCGTAACCTGGTCGTGCCAGGCAACGAGAACGGCTACTTCGTCGGTGGCACCCTGTTCGACAAGGTGACCCCGGAGATGACCATCTACACCGACGAAATCTTCGGCCCGGTGCTGTGCATCGTCCGCGTCGGCAGCCTGGAAGAAGCCATGCAGCTGATCAACGATCACGAGTACGGCAACGGCACCTGCATCTTCACCCGCGACGGTGAAGCCGCGCGCCTGTTCTGCGACGAAATTGAAGTGGGCATGGTCGGCGTCAACGTGCCGCTGCCGGTGCCGGTCAGCTACCACAGCTTCGGCGGCTGGAAGCGCTCGCTGTTCGGCGACCTGCATGCCTACGGCCCGGACGGCGTGCGCTTCTACACCCGCAAGAAGGCCATCACCCAACGCTGGCCGGCACGCAAAAGCCATGAGGCCGCGCAGTTCGCTTTCCCCAGCAATGGCTGA